A window of the Mesotoga prima MesG1.Ag.4.2 genome harbors these coding sequences:
- a CDS encoding sugar kinase produces the protein MSRVVTFGEIMMRLASPLGERFEQTKNFEVVYGGAEANVAVAIAKYGGKSRFVSKVSADQFGDAAIGNIGVHGVDTNYVLKDIGRLGKYFYEYGYSQRPSKVIYDRDNSVFANSKPGDFDWEEVFSDATWFHFTGITPALSDGLIETCEVALREAKKRGITVSCDLNYRSRLWSKEKARKVMTSLMNNIDVLFANEEDSESVFGIKAEGTNVSDGRLSVEGYRDVATKLRDTFDLKAVAISLRESINANFNKWSAALLTGGEFIVSTKYDINIIDRVGGGDAFAAGLIFGLDNSWEPLKSLEFGVAASCLKHTIKGDFNIVSRDEVEKLLGGNASGRVVR, from the coding sequence ATGTCTAGAGTAGTTACCTTCGGAGAAATAATGATGCGTCTCGCATCTCCTTTGGGAGAGAGATTTGAGCAGACCAAGAATTTCGAAGTTGTTTACGGGGGAGCGGAAGCCAATGTTGCTGTTGCGATTGCGAAGTACGGCGGAAAAAGTAGATTCGTATCCAAAGTATCTGCCGATCAGTTTGGAGACGCGGCAATTGGGAATATTGGTGTTCACGGGGTGGATACGAATTATGTTTTGAAAGACATTGGCAGGCTAGGTAAATACTTCTATGAATATGGCTATTCTCAGAGACCGTCAAAGGTAATTTATGACCGTGACAACTCGGTCTTCGCTAATTCAAAGCCCGGAGATTTCGATTGGGAAGAGGTTTTCTCAGATGCCACCTGGTTCCACTTCACAGGTATTACTCCTGCGCTTAGCGACGGGTTGATTGAAACATGTGAAGTAGCTCTAAGAGAGGCCAAGAAGCGAGGAATAACTGTTTCTTGCGATCTAAATTACAGGTCGAGACTATGGAGCAAAGAAAAGGCGAGAAAGGTTATGACTTCTCTTATGAATAACATAGATGTCCTTTTTGCAAATGAGGAGGATAGTGAATCTGTCTTTGGAATAAAGGCTGAGGGCACTAATGTGAGTGATGGCAGGTTAAGTGTCGAGGGATACAGAGATGTGGCAACAAAGCTTAGGGACACTTTTGATCTGAAGGCAGTTGCAATTTCCCTAAGAGAAAGCATAAATGCCAATTTCAATAAATGGTCGGCTGCGTTGCTCACTGGAGGAGAATTTATTGTATCTACGAAATACGACATAAACATAATCGATCGTGTAGGCGGAGGAGATGCATTTGCTGCGGGATTGATTTTTGGACTGGACAATTCATGGGAACCATTGAAGTCACTTGAGTTCGGAGTCGCAGCCTCATGCCTAAAACACACAATAAAGGGAGACTTCAACATCGTATCTAGAGACGAGGTCGAAAAGCTACTTGGTGGAAACGCTTCAGGAAGAGTTGTGAGGTAG
- the istB gene encoding IS21-like element helper ATPase IstB — MKEQIAYCCKKLRLGRKIVDVFEEVEADNNQEYLMKILQIALDNRETSRKNRLVKQAGFYAMKTFEDFSFEEIRLPQDLSPEELKKASFVDEKKNLILYGNVGTGKTHLAQAIGLEACKQNKVVRFFRTAALVNRLSEAQKKSELNAFMKTLMKADLIICDEWGYVPLDRDGSKLLFQVISECYEQRSVIITTNLEFSKWVHIFYDEQMTSAMIDRLVHHSHLLLFEGQSFRIRNSLMKTH; from the coding sequence ATGAAAGAGCAGATTGCGTACTGCTGCAAGAAATTACGCCTTGGAAGGAAGATAGTGGATGTATTTGAAGAGGTGGAAGCAGACAACAACCAGGAATACCTTATGAAAATACTACAGATTGCTCTGGATAACCGTGAGACTTCAAGGAAGAACCGCCTGGTAAAACAGGCGGGCTTCTATGCCATGAAGACATTCGAAGATTTCTCATTCGAAGAGATACGACTACCCCAGGACTTAAGTCCAGAAGAACTGAAGAAAGCATCTTTCGTAGACGAGAAGAAGAATTTGATTCTGTACGGAAACGTTGGTACTGGAAAGACTCACCTTGCTCAGGCAATCGGTTTAGAAGCGTGCAAACAGAACAAGGTGGTTCGTTTCTTCAGAACAGCTGCGCTGGTAAATCGCCTTTCTGAAGCACAGAAGAAGTCAGAACTAAACGCCTTCATGAAAACTCTAATGAAGGCCGATCTGATTATCTGTGATGAGTGGGGCTATGTGCCTCTTGATCGTGATGGATCGAAGTTGTTGTTTCAAGTTATCTCAGAATGCTATGAACAAAGGAGCGTGATAATCACAACAAATCTGGAGTTCAGCAAATGGGTCCATATCTTCTACGATGAACAGATGACTTCGGCAATGATTGATCGCCTTGTTCACCACAGTCATTTGTTGTTGTTCGAAGGTCAGAGTTTTAGAATTAGAAATTCGCTAATGAAAACTCATTAA
- a CDS encoding L-cysteine desulfidase family protein has translation MRFLEQYLEREVRPALGCTEPGAIAFCVALAASKLEGKTEKVHVTTSVNVYKNGMYVGIPGTNEKGNEFAGALGAICGDPDLQLEALRPCRIESVDLAREMIDKGLVSVVCDQDLSGVFIEATVSNHNHSVLCRIIGSHTNVVSLEIDGEKVRSSERFVPSDELDFTPEEIFESIREITELEIEKIFEGIEMNLEIARFGLKKMLPSKETFSYHENVSLGYKIRNYCFAASAARMSGVPLPVMSSSGSGNQGIVATLPVALTGEYFQKSRKDIAKAVALSHLFSGYIKNKLGRVAPICGCVTAAGTGAAAGITYLLGGARETIEQAMLTILSSTTGIMCDGAKESCSLKAGLGGQEAYSCALLAMDNLGVNSEQGFISNTLDRSIENIQVLLSKGMSKIDSAIVEVLENRKRKTKSPE, from the coding sequence ATGCGTTTTCTTGAACAATACCTTGAAAGAGAAGTTAGACCTGCACTTGGGTGTACGGAACCTGGAGCGATCGCGTTTTGTGTTGCTCTTGCAGCAAGCAAACTTGAGGGAAAAACAGAAAAAGTGCATGTAACTACCAGCGTCAACGTATACAAGAACGGAATGTACGTGGGAATTCCAGGTACGAATGAAAAGGGTAATGAGTTTGCTGGCGCTTTGGGCGCTATATGTGGAGATCCGGACCTCCAGCTGGAGGCGCTTAGACCTTGCCGAATCGAATCAGTTGATCTTGCAAGAGAGATGATAGACAAGGGTCTGGTCAGTGTGGTCTGTGATCAAGATCTATCTGGAGTATTTATAGAAGCCACAGTGTCTAATCATAATCATTCTGTTCTTTGCAGGATAATTGGCAGTCACACGAATGTAGTTTCATTAGAGATAGACGGAGAAAAGGTCCGTTCAAGTGAGAGATTCGTCCCTTCCGATGAATTAGACTTTACTCCTGAAGAGATATTTGAGTCAATTCGAGAAATCACTGAACTGGAAATCGAGAAGATCTTCGAAGGAATAGAAATGAATCTCGAGATTGCCAGATTTGGCCTTAAGAAAATGTTGCCTTCAAAAGAGACCTTCAGCTACCACGAAAACGTAAGCCTCGGATACAAGATTCGTAACTATTGTTTCGCGGCTTCGGCCGCCAGGATGTCTGGTGTTCCCCTTCCTGTGATGAGCAGTAGCGGAAGCGGTAACCAGGGAATTGTCGCCACACTTCCAGTGGCTCTAACCGGCGAGTACTTCCAGAAGAGCCGAAAAGACATTGCAAAAGCAGTAGCTTTGAGCCACCTTTTCTCTGGTTACATAAAGAACAAGCTCGGCAGAGTTGCCCCGATCTGTGGATGCGTTACAGCCGCCGGAACGGGAGCCGCTGCAGGAATTACCTATCTTCTTGGAGGAGCAAGGGAGACAATCGAACAGGCAATGCTGACTATACTATCGAGCACGACAGGCATCATGTGCGATGGTGCAAAAGAGAGCTGTTCATTGAAGGCGGGCCTTGGAGGCCAGGAAGCATATAGCTGTGCATTACTAGCAATGGACAATCTTGGAGTCAACTCAGAGCAGGGATTTATCTCCAACACTTTAGACAGGTCAATAGAAAATATCCAGGTCCTTCTTTCAAAAGGCATGTCAAAGATCGACTCCGCAATAGTTGAGGTACTTGAAAACAGAAAAAGGAAAACGAAATCCCCTGAGTGA
- the istA gene encoding IS21 family transposase — translation MAKINSIRSKYFNEGKRIVEIARETKTDVKTVKKYILKDDFNIQPPQTKKTVKSKLDPFKEEIDCWLEQDKLERRKQRHTALRVFKRLQEKHGGSFDCSYRLVATYVAQKRKELYGQNKEFYFALEHKPGEAQVDFGEADFLENGVRCHGYTLNVSFPYSNGGYLQLFKGENQQCLMEGLMNVFNHIGGVPNRIWFDNASSMVSKILKEVDRILSEHFLRFKNHYGFEAVFCNPQSGNEKGSVESKVGYHRRNLLVPVPEINDLMAFNKELLARCDHDMERPHYSKPGMIRERFEEDRTKLLTLAPNKYDESILLAVRTDAHAKFTLEKGRHTYSSAPQYAKTEIWARLTAHEVIVMDRDYKEIITHPRLYGQMKRESMNWIPYLTQLSRRPAALKYTGIYGLFPSPLQEFLEQSDRSSKKETLKILAELSEDKGFLSAVEAFLAALERGAKDSDSVLAIFRRLNTESFEFSPVLLPNDVPELPPLKNKTLDYDLFLGRSSQS, via the coding sequence ATGGCTAAGATCAATTCTATCAGAAGCAAATATTTTAATGAAGGAAAGCGAATTGTAGAGATTGCAAGAGAAACAAAGACGGATGTGAAGACAGTGAAGAAGTACATTCTGAAGGATGATTTCAATATACAGCCACCACAGACAAAGAAAACAGTTAAGTCGAAGCTCGATCCTTTCAAAGAAGAGATTGACTGTTGGCTTGAGCAAGACAAACTTGAAAGAAGGAAACAGCGACATACGGCTTTAAGAGTATTCAAGAGGCTTCAGGAAAAACACGGTGGTTCCTTTGACTGTTCGTATCGTCTTGTAGCAACATACGTGGCACAGAAGAGGAAAGAACTTTATGGCCAGAACAAAGAGTTTTACTTCGCTTTGGAACACAAACCCGGTGAAGCACAGGTAGACTTTGGAGAAGCTGACTTTCTGGAAAACGGGGTTCGCTGTCACGGATATACTCTGAATGTCTCCTTTCCCTACAGCAACGGGGGATATCTTCAGCTCTTCAAGGGAGAGAACCAACAATGCCTAATGGAAGGGCTCATGAATGTCTTCAACCACATAGGGGGTGTTCCCAACCGAATATGGTTTGACAACGCCTCATCCATGGTCAGCAAAATACTGAAGGAAGTAGACCGGATCCTTTCCGAACACTTTCTCAGATTCAAGAATCACTATGGATTCGAAGCAGTCTTTTGTAATCCCCAGAGCGGGAATGAGAAAGGCAGCGTCGAAAGTAAAGTGGGATACCATAGGAGAAACCTGCTAGTTCCTGTTCCAGAGATAAATGACTTAATGGCCTTCAACAAAGAGCTCCTCGCTCGATGTGATCATGATATGGAAAGACCGCACTATTCGAAGCCAGGCATGATAAGAGAGCGATTTGAAGAAGACAGGACAAAGCTTCTAACACTTGCGCCAAATAAGTACGATGAATCGATCCTCCTGGCCGTTCGCACAGATGCTCACGCGAAGTTCACCCTTGAGAAAGGAAGGCATACATATTCAAGCGCTCCACAATATGCAAAGACCGAGATATGGGCAAGACTGACCGCACATGAAGTTATCGTAATGGACAGGGACTACAAAGAGATAATCACTCACCCCAGACTGTATGGACAGATGAAGAGAGAATCAATGAACTGGATCCCTTATCTCACCCAATTATCCAGGAGACCCGCAGCGCTGAAATACACGGGAATATACGGACTGTTTCCTTCTCCACTACAAGAGTTTCTTGAGCAGAGTGATCGCTCAAGCAAGAAAGAGACTCTCAAGATCCTTGCAGAGCTGAGCGAAGATAAAGGCTTTTTGAGTGCAGTAGAAGCCTTCCTTGCAGCTCTAGAGAGAGGAGCAAAAGACAGCGATAGTGTCCTTGCTATATTCCGGCGTCTCAACACGGAAAGCTTCGAGTTCAGTCCTGTTTTACTCCCAAATGACGTACCAGAACTCCCACCTCTTAAGAACAAAACACTTGACTATGATCTATTCCTGGGAAGGAGTAGCCAATCATGA
- a CDS encoding IS1634 family transposase, translated as MFLRLKHFKNKDGSTRSYLQLVENIRVGNKTRQKVLVNLGRVDDLQNSGQIDRLIESLRNFSTKEWIRKEALNVNQTYLWGPVIIFEQLWKELGIERVLKRLLGDTDVVSDYVEAIFAMVLNRLVEPRSKRGVDRWVSKVYRPEFEQLSLQHYYRGLDYLEKFKEEVEEELFSNVKTLFNLNLDLVFWDTTSTYFQGEGPELSMYGRSKDHRSDCKQVMIGVLMTKDGFPVAHQIFPGNTADIDTFRIALEDIRRRFNIDRVIVVADRGMISNGLIEEIDKAGLSYIFGVKMRRSKRVEAVLNQPGDYEEVEENLKVKEVLHEGERYVICFNPFQAERDRIKSEEIVKNLSKKLKEGPKSLVGNRGYRRYLNIQKTDVKIDQEKMASEVKYNGKYVLRTNTKLTNREVAQSYKLLWKVERTFRELKSGLDLRPIYHYTDTRVKGHIMICFLALVMETALCRKLKEIGSTFSYAEILEDLTEIRAVEITVEGKRFLARTETMGNAYDAFKALKIRPPNLLKEIT; from the coding sequence ATGTTTCTCAGACTGAAACACTTCAAAAACAAGGACGGTTCCACCAGGAGTTACCTGCAGCTCGTAGAGAATATACGAGTGGGGAATAAGACTAGACAGAAAGTTCTGGTTAATCTGGGGAGAGTAGATGATCTTCAGAACAGTGGCCAGATAGATAGGCTTATTGAAAGTCTGAGGAACTTCTCAACGAAAGAATGGATTAGGAAAGAAGCCCTTAATGTGAATCAAACCTATCTGTGGGGACCTGTAATTATCTTCGAGCAGTTATGGAAGGAACTGGGTATCGAAAGAGTATTGAAGAGACTGCTGGGAGATACGGATGTCGTTAGCGATTACGTTGAGGCTATATTCGCTATGGTACTTAACAGACTTGTCGAACCGAGATCGAAGAGGGGAGTAGACAGGTGGGTAAGCAAGGTTTACAGACCTGAGTTCGAGCAGTTGAGTCTTCAGCATTACTACCGTGGACTGGATTATCTCGAGAAGTTCAAGGAAGAAGTGGAGGAAGAGCTATTCAGTAATGTGAAGACTCTCTTCAACTTGAATCTCGATCTAGTATTCTGGGATACAACGAGTACGTACTTCCAGGGAGAAGGACCTGAACTTTCAATGTATGGTCGTTCCAAGGATCACAGGTCTGATTGCAAGCAAGTGATGATAGGGGTACTAATGACGAAGGATGGTTTCCCCGTTGCTCACCAAATCTTTCCCGGAAACACAGCAGACATAGATACCTTCAGGATAGCTCTTGAGGATATACGAAGGAGATTCAACATAGACAGGGTTATAGTGGTAGCCGATAGAGGAATGATAAGCAACGGACTCATTGAGGAGATAGATAAGGCCGGGCTTTCATACATATTCGGGGTGAAGATGAGAAGAAGCAAGAGAGTTGAAGCGGTATTGAATCAGCCCGGTGATTACGAAGAAGTGGAAGAGAATCTGAAGGTAAAGGAAGTTCTGCATGAGGGGGAGAGATACGTAATCTGTTTCAATCCATTTCAAGCAGAAAGAGACAGAATAAAAAGCGAAGAGATAGTGAAGAACCTTTCGAAGAAACTTAAAGAGGGACCTAAGAGTCTTGTAGGAAACAGAGGATACAGGAGATATCTAAATATCCAGAAAACAGATGTGAAGATAGACCAGGAAAAGATGGCCTCAGAAGTTAAATACAATGGCAAATACGTTCTAAGAACGAACACAAAACTAACCAATAGAGAGGTTGCTCAATCATACAAGCTACTGTGGAAAGTAGAGAGGACCTTCAGGGAACTGAAGAGCGGACTCGATCTTCGTCCCATATACCATTACACAGACACGAGGGTGAAGGGACACATAATGATCTGTTTCCTTGCACTTGTAATGGAGACTGCCTTATGCAGAAAGCTGAAAGAGATTGGAAGTACTTTCTCTTACGCAGAAATACTCGAAGACTTGACAGAGATAAGAGCAGTTGAGATAACGGTGGAAGGTAAACGCTTTCTTGCAAGGACTGAAACGATGGGCAATGCTTACGACGCTTTCAAAGCACTCAAAATAAGACCGCCAAATCTACTCAAAGAGATTACATAA
- a CDS encoding MFS transporter, protein MKGLGRNFWLFTLGRLVSLIGSGVQALAIPLYILDLTGSGVMMGTFSVVTMLPRILFGPIAGVLGDRFNRKYIMIYMDFARGAAIILMAYLSDVGVLNLALLFVFQLVISTFDISFDPATSAMLPDIIEEHKLLKANSILGAVNSVSYIVGPALGGVLYGLFGIEIVFIINGTSFILSAISEIFIVYQQTTKKTRVSVKSVFVDIVEGIGYLKKIDGLMMVLMFAMVSNFLSTPIFTVVFPFFARTLVGFSSEQYGFLQSGWVLGVLFGNILIGTILVNKKQGKLFAEGLVTETVLNFLLAALFFPYFTSLFGGPSWLFFAALGIPIVVMGVFNAFVNTPLQTLFHRVLPTSHRSRVFSVISILAQIATPLGSAVFGFAVDRLPVHYLVLISCIANAILTIVFLAKGMSRLFEVRPGKHGGDSYGNAEEIA, encoded by the coding sequence ATGAAAGGGTTGGGAAGAAATTTCTGGCTTTTCACTCTTGGAAGACTAGTGTCACTTATTGGAAGCGGTGTTCAAGCGCTTGCGATACCACTCTACATTTTGGATCTAACTGGCTCCGGGGTGATGATGGGCACATTCTCTGTAGTAACGATGCTGCCCAGAATCCTCTTTGGCCCAATCGCCGGTGTTTTGGGTGATAGATTCAATCGGAAATATATTATGATATATATGGATTTTGCTAGAGGAGCAGCAATTATTCTTATGGCATACCTCTCAGATGTTGGTGTCTTGAATCTAGCGCTTCTCTTTGTCTTCCAGCTAGTTATATCGACTTTCGACATTTCATTCGACCCGGCAACTTCTGCAATGCTACCAGATATCATTGAAGAGCACAAACTTCTGAAGGCAAACTCTATTCTTGGCGCGGTTAACTCCGTTTCCTACATAGTCGGTCCTGCTCTCGGCGGAGTTCTATATGGACTTTTCGGAATTGAAATAGTCTTCATTATAAATGGAACATCGTTTATTCTTTCTGCGATTAGTGAAATCTTCATAGTTTATCAGCAGACTACTAAAAAAACGCGGGTCTCGGTAAAGAGCGTTTTTGTCGATATAGTTGAAGGAATTGGCTATTTAAAGAAGATAGATGGCTTGATGATGGTTCTGATGTTTGCAATGGTTTCCAATTTTTTGTCAACTCCGATTTTCACCGTTGTTTTTCCTTTTTTCGCCCGCACATTGGTTGGTTTCTCTAGCGAACAATACGGTTTTCTCCAGTCGGGTTGGGTATTGGGAGTCCTTTTTGGAAACATTCTAATTGGTACGATTCTCGTGAATAAGAAACAGGGCAAACTGTTTGCGGAGGGATTAGTAACAGAGACAGTCTTAAATTTCCTTCTAGCCGCTCTCTTCTTTCCTTACTTCACAAGTCTTTTCGGTGGACCGTCTTGGTTGTTCTTTGCCGCACTGGGAATACCGATAGTTGTAATGGGTGTGTTCAACGCATTTGTGAATACTCCTCTTCAAACACTTTTTCATCGAGTACTTCCTACCAGCCACAGATCTAGGGTCTTTTCCGTAATTTCGATTCTAGCGCAAATTGCAACACCTCTCGGTTCAGCGGTCTTTGGCTTCGCAGTTGACAGGCTTCCAGTTCACTATCTTGTGTTGATATCGTGTATTGCAAATGCCATTCTCACCATTGTCTTCTTGGCAAAAGGAATGTCGAGACTCTTTGAAGTGAGGCCGGGAAAACACGGAGGAGACTCTTATGGTAATGCGGAGGAAATTGCCTGA